The Zalophus californianus isolate mZalCal1 chromosome 7, mZalCal1.pri.v2, whole genome shotgun sequence genome includes a region encoding these proteins:
- the LOC113927167 gene encoding 40S ribosomal protein SA-like, whose amino-acid sequence MKEEDVLKFLAARTHLGGTNLDFQMEQYIYKRKSDGIYIINLKRTREKLLLAARAIVAIENPADVSVTSSRNSGQQAVLKFAAATGATPIAGCFTPGTFTNQIQAAFREPRLLVFTDPRADHQPLTEASCVNLPTIALCNTDSPLCYVDIAIPCNNKGAHSVGLMWRMLARHVLGMCGTISREHPWEVMPDLYFYRDPEEIEKEEQAAAEKAVTKEEFQGEWTAPAPEFTATQPEVADWSEGMQVPVVPIQQFPTEDWSAQPATEDWSAAPTAQATE is encoded by the coding sequence ATGAAGGAGGAGGATGTCCTCAAATTCCTTGCAGCAAGAACCCATTTAGGTGGCACCAACCTTGACTTTCAAATGGAACAGtacatctacaaaaggaaaagtgatggTATCTACATCATAAATCTGAAGAGAACCCGGGAGAAGCTTCTGCTGGCAGCTCGTGCCATTGTTGCCATTGAAAACCCAGCTGATGTCAGTGTCACATCGTCCAGGAATAGTGGCCAGCAAGCTGTGCTGAAGTTTGCTGCTGCTACTGGAGCCACTCCTATTGCTGGCTGCTTCACTCCTGGAACCTTCACTAACcagatccaggcagccttccGGGAGCCGAGACTTCTGGTGTTTACTGATCCCAGGGCTGACCACCAGCCTCTTACAGAGGCGTCCTGTGTTAACCTGCCTACCATTGCTCTGTGTAACACAGACTCTCCTCTGTGCTATGTGGACATTGCCATCCCTTGCAACAACAAAGGAGCTCACTCAGTGGGTCTGATGTGGCGGATGTTGGCCAGGCATGTTCTGGGCATGTGTGGCACCATTTCCCGTGAACACCCATGGGAGGTCATGCCTGATCTCTACTTCTACAGAGATcctgaagagattgaaaaggaagagcaggccGCTGCTGAAAAGGCTGTGACCAAGGAGGAATTTCAGGGTGAATGGACAGCTCCAGCTCCTGAGTTCACTGCTACTCAGCCTGAAGTCGCAGACTGGTCTGAAGGCATGCAGGTGCCCGTGGTGCCTATTCAGCAGTTCCCTACTGAAGACTGGAGCGCCCAGCCGGCCACTGAAGACTGGTCTGCAGCTCCTACTGCTCAGGCCACTGAA